One Hemitrygon akajei chromosome 11, sHemAka1.3, whole genome shotgun sequence DNA segment encodes these proteins:
- the socs1a gene encoding suppressor of cytokine signaling 1a — MVADRNLTDKAANARDHLEPQILEPSEHNHGLQQPNQGHQPARSNTSNRQVETHFKPFKSYSDFLIINKTCRYLENSGFYWGPMSVEVAHNKLKSEPVGTFLIRDSKQKDYFFSLSVRTASAPVSFRIQFKGGQFGLDGSEEFFSCVLKLIEHFTTAPRSLLSKPLRKVKLQPLQEICRKRIIELYGKDSIDHLPLNKVLKDYLNTFPFRV, encoded by the coding sequence ATGGTGGCAGACCGCAATTTGACTGACAAAGCTGCCAATGCCAGGGACCATCTAGAGCCTCAGATACTGGAACCCTCAGAGCACAACCATGGCCTCCAGCAGCCCAACCAGGGACACCAGCCAGCAAGGTCTAACACCAGCAACCGCCAGGTGGAAACACACTTCAAACCCTTCAAATCTTATTCGGACTTCCTCATCATCAACAAGACTTGCAGATACTTGGAGAACAGTGGCTTCTACTGGGGCCCAATGTCAGTGGAGGTGGCACACAACAAACTTAAATCTGAACCTGTGGGGACCTTCCTCATCAGAGACAGCAAACAGAAGGATTACTTTTTCTCCCTCAGTGTCAGAACTGCCAGTGCTCCTGTCAGCTTCAGGATTCAGTTTAAGGGTGGACAGTTCGGTTTGGATGGCAGTGAGGAGTTTTTCAGCTGTGTCTTGAAGCTAATTGAGCACTTCACAACAGCACCAAGAAGCCTGCTCTCCAAACCTCTGCGCAAAGTGAAGCTGCAGCCCTTGCAGGAAATCTGCAGGAAGAGGATTATTGAGTTATATGGGAAGGACAGCATTGACCATCTCCCCTTAAATAAGGTTCTGAAGGATTACCTGAATACATTTCCATTCCGTGTTTAA